ACAATTAGCACCGATCAAAGAATCGCTTGAGGCTCAACCAATCATTCTTAAAATCAAAGATTTTCTTCAAGAAATTGAAGAAGACCTTGCTTTACAAAAAGCTGAAGAAGAAATGAGTAAAGGCATGGAAAGTGAAGGCGAAGAAGAGTTAGACGATGAATGGAATAAATTTATAGAAGACTCTACGTTTCAAACAAAAAAACGCTTTTGATTATCTTCAGCTTCTACCATGATGATTTTGCTATTTTAATAAGAGTCTGTTCCTGCTAGCTGCCACAGATTACACATTTTTCTTTCCAATTTAACCTCATTTTAGTAAGGATTTCTTTGTGAACCTCGCGCTTCTTTCCGCATTTATACCGACGTTCTTTTTTGTGTCTATTACCCCAGGTATGTGCATGACATTGGCCATGACATTAGGTATGACAATTGGCATAAAGCGCGCGCTTTGGATGATGCTAGGTGAGCTTGTAGGTGTGGCAACCGTGGCTATTTTGTCTGCGATTGGTGTGGCGGCATTATTATTGAATTACCCTAATGTATTTATCGTACTGAAATACATCGGTGGCGCTTATCTTGCTTTTATTGGTCTTCAAATGTGGTTATCTAAAGGTAAAATGGCCATTAAAGCGGATGCTAATGACACCAAACCCGCCTCACGAATTGACCTAATATCGCAAGGCTTTGTAACCGCGATAGCGAATCCTAAAGGCTGGGCATTTTTTGTTGCGTTACTGCCGCCTTTTTTAGATGCCAGTCAGCCTCTTATAAGTCAGTTAGCTGTGCTGATTACGATTATTCTAACGCTTGAACTGACGTGCTTACTTATTTATGCGGCGGGTGGAAGAACGCTTAAGTCAATTTTAATGCAAAGTGGCAATGTAAGAATTATGAATCGCATTGCTGGGTCATTAATGATTGGTGTTGGCGTTTGGTTAGCAGTTGGTTAATACGCTGATTAAGCTTTATTGAGAAGACGCTTTTGGGCGTCTTCTTGCGTTTGAGGTTGTGGTTTTTGCACTGGTGGTTTTGCGCGCACCTGTTGATTTTCTACTGGTTGAGCCTTTTCGTTTGGTAAACGGGTTTTTCGCTGGTGGTGGTAGGTTTTGTAATGCTGAGGTTGGCATATCCCGAGAAGCGCTCAGTAGCTGATTTAAATTTCCTTCTAAGTTCGTCATAAAATCTTGATAGCTGGCTTCGCCAAGACTGATGCCATTAAGCGTCGATTCCCATTGAGCGGTCATATCGGGAGTGACCAATTGCTCTGGCAAACAATCAATAAAAGCACGACCTGTTTGGCTGGCGTGAATTTGTTTGCCTTGCCTCATTAAAAAATTTCTCTTGAAGAGAAGCTCTATAATGCTGGCGCGTGTGGCTTCAGTGCCTAAACCATCGGTTTCTTTTAGAATCGCGCGAATGTCTTTATTGGTGACAAAGCGGCTAATTCCCGTCATAGCCGCT
This genomic stretch from Marinomonas primoryensis harbors:
- a CDS encoding LysE family translocator, which codes for MNLALLSAFIPTFFFVSITPGMCMTLAMTLGMTIGIKRALWMMLGELVGVATVAILSAIGVAALLLNYPNVFIVLKYIGGAYLAFIGLQMWLSKGKMAIKADANDTKPASRIDLISQGFVTAIANPKGWAFFVALLPPFLDASQPLISQLAVLITIILTLELTCLLIYAAGGRTLKSILMQSGNVRIMNRIAGSLMIGVGVWLAVG